CATGTACCCGACTAGTGGTGTttgaaaggaaaagaaattcttgTTTTGCAGTTGGAGAAAGAGAAGACAGGCATGCGTCAAAAAACAACTCATTACTTTTTCTTTGGGACAAAGAAAGCAACTTATTACTAACTTCACATCATAACTTACCGTGTCGAAATAAATATCACGAAGGCAACGAAACTTCCTAGAACTTACCACTTGCTATTTTAATTAACTAATGATCTGCTATATTATATAAACACTTCTATAGTGATACAACATAGATAATGTTCTCACATCTCATTTAATGGCTGTGCAACAATATGtaggttcttcttcttcttcatcttctatgGTAACATCTTTGAAGaaatttaatgtttttattaGTTTTCGTGGTGAGGATACTCGCAAAACCTTCACGAGCCATCTTTACGAAGCTCTTAACAAAAAAGTTCTAACATTTATTGACATTGAGCTTGAAAAAGGAGATGAGATCTCATCAACACTCAACAAAGCCATTGAGCGGTCAGATGCATCTATAGTCATATTTTCAAAAGACTATGCATCTTCAAAATGGTGTTTGGATGAACTCGTTAAGATTCTAGAATGTAAGAGAGATCGGAGACAGATTGTCGTACCTGTTTTCTATGATTTAGAACCATCTCATGTGAGGAATCAAACCGGGATTTATAAGCAAGCTTTTGAAAAACATGAGCTAGATTTGAGACACAACAAAGACAAGTTGCAGAAATGGAAAGATGCACTCACTGAAGCAGCCAATTTATCGGGCTGGAACTCTCAAAATTACGggtaaataaaattaacttttcaCCTAATTTATTCTAAATCTATTTTTCCATTGTTTCTTGCTCAATTTTGTTGaggataaattttatataataattatcatTATAAAAATGTTGACCTTTTTCAACTCCCATTCATATTGGTAGGATGGACTCAAATTTCGTTAACGCCGTTGTAGAAGATGTTTTGAATAAATTGTATCGGAGATACCCATTTGAAGTTAACAAGGAACTTGTTGGCATTGATACAAAGTATGAAAAGATGGAATCTTTACTGAAAATTGGGTCAAATGAAGTTAGATCTCTTGTATTATGGGGAATGGGAGGCATGGGAAAGACCACTCTAGCCAAACATTTATATGGTAGACTGCATTCTCAATTTGAACGTACTTGCTTCATTGAAAATATAAGGGAAGAATCAACCAAACATGGACTCACCTACGTCCGTAATAAACTTTTTTCTACATTGTTGGAGCTTCCTCTCAATACACCTTATGTAGAAACCccaattttcaaaaacaaacttGCACATGAAAGGAGTCTCATTGTGTTGGATGATGTGGCAACCTTAGAACAAGCAGAAAATATTAACATAGTCAATAAATACTTGGGAGAGGGAAGTAGAGTCGTTATCACAACTAAAGATATGCAGATATGTAGCCAATTTGACAAGTGTGACATATATAAGTTTGAGGAAATGAATGCAGATGAATCTGTTCAACTATTCTGCAAGAATGCTTTTGGAGAAAAATGTCCTAAGGATGGATATGATAATCTATCAAAAAAGGCAATTCTTTATTGCAGAGGCAATCCCTTAGCTTTGAAAGTTTTAGGTGCAAATTTTCGtacaaaaaaaagtaaaaaagagTGGGAAAGTGAATTGGAGAAACTCAAAAAGATTCCCAATAGAAAAATCTATGATGTGTTAAAATTGAGTTATGATGACTTAGATCGTACTCAACAAGACATATTTCTAGACATTGCATGCATCTCCAGACCACCGGTTTATTATAACTCTCTTACTCAAAAAGATTACTTAACAGCAGTATGTAATGCTTGCAAGTTTTATGCAGAGAGTGGATTAGAAGTCCTTTTAGATAAAGCGCTCATATATTTTGATTCCAAGCACTTTATCACAATGCATGCTTTattaaaagaaatgggaaaagagATTGTCATGACAGAATCTGTCAAAGACCCCGGAAGAAGAAGTCGATTGTGGGATCAAAAGGATGTGTATGATGTATTGAAGTACAAGAAGGTAAGTGGGAGATTCATTTACTTGTACATGAAAATGGATGAAATATAAATGAGATTAATATGTAAGTCAGCCCTTACTAATCATTACTCTAAATTTGTTTTTTAGGGAACTGAAGTTGTTGAAGTTATAGAATTTAATATTGATCAACTTGAGGATTTGTACTTGAGCTCTGATTCTTTTAAAAGCATGACCAACTTAAGACATCTTCATATTGAGTCTATAGATAGAGAAAATAGACTGCATCTCCTTGAAGGTCTTGAGTGGTTGTCTGATAAATTGAGGCATCTTTGTTGGATTTTATTCCCACTAGAGTCTTTGCCATCAACCTTCTGTGCAGAATGGCTTGTACAGCTTAAAATGCAGCATAGCAAGCTTAAAAAGCTTTGGAATGGAATTCAGGTACAATTTAATTAATGTGTTATTGTTAGCTCTGTTAAAAtatattcttaattaattttttaatcagtTTTAGATAAGACTTATGTGTGATCAGgaatttattttaatgatttcTCAATAATGTGATGGTTTTTTTTTCTCATGTAGAGGCTTGACAATTTAATGATTCTTGATCTTAATTACTCCGAAGACCTGATTGAGATTCCAGATTTATCAAGAGCCCCAAATCTTCAAATAGTATCCCTTTCTCGTTGTGAGAGTCTCTGTCAACTCCATGCATCCATTTTCAGTATCCCCAAGCTTATAGAACTACATTTAGATGGCTGCAAAAAAATTGGAAGCCTGAAAAATAACATTCATTTAAAATCTCTCCAATTACTtgatctctctttttcttcataTCTTACGGAATGTTCGGTGACATCTGAGGAAATTGAGTTGTCTTTATGGGGCGCTGTTGTACACGGATATTCTTCATTGATGTGGTGCAATAAGAAACTTACAGGACTGCACCTTACAGAGTGTACACAAATCAATACATCGAGTCTTTGGTTCATCCTTGATGGCACGCCGTctttaaaaaaactatatttgAGGAATTGCTGCAACTTAGAAATTCTCCCTCACAACA
This portion of the Vicia villosa cultivar HV-30 ecotype Madison, WI unplaced genomic scaffold, Vvil1.0 ctg.000493F_1_1, whole genome shotgun sequence genome encodes:
- the LOC131628914 gene encoding disease resistance protein RUN1-like isoform X1 encodes the protein MAVQQYVGSSSSSSSMVTSLKKFNVFISFRGEDTRKTFTSHLYEALNKKVLTFIDIELEKGDEISSTLNKAIERSDASIVIFSKDYASSKWCLDELVKILECKRDRRQIVVPVFYDLEPSHVRNQTGIYKQAFEKHELDLRHNKDKLQKWKDALTEAANLSGWNSQNYGMDSNFVNAVVEDVLNKLYRRYPFEVNKELVGIDTKYEKMESLLKIGSNEVRSLVLWGMGGMGKTTLAKHLYGRLHSQFERTCFIENIREESTKHGLTYVRNKLFSTLLELPLNTPYVETPIFKNKLAHERSLIVLDDVATLEQAENINIVNKYLGEGSRVVITTKDMQICSQFDKCDIYKFEEMNADESVQLFCKNAFGEKCPKDGYDNLSKKAILYCRGNPLALKVLGANFRTKKSKKEWESELEKLKKIPNRKIYDVLKLSYDDLDRTQQDIFLDIACISRPPVYYNSLTQKDYLTAVCNACKFYAESGLEVLLDKALIYFDSKHFITMHALLKEMGKEIVMTESVKDPGRRSRLWDQKDVYDVLKYKKGTEVVEVIEFNIDQLEDLYLSSDSFKSMTNLRHLHIESIDRENRLHLLEGLEWLSDKLRHLCWILFPLESLPSTFCAEWLVQLKMQHSKLKKLWNGIQRLDNLMILDLNYSEDLIEIPDLSRAPNLQIVSLSRCESLCQLHASIFSIPKLIELHLDGCKKIGSLKNNIHLKSLQLLDLSFSSYLTECSVTSEEIELSLWGAVVHGYSSLMWCNKKLTGLHLTECTQINTSSLWFILDGTPSLKKLYLRNCCNLEILPHNIQNNSMLEILILNECSKLKSIPKLPASLQTLELNECRKLKSLPKLPVSLQNLKARNCIHLDTNPVQRSILENMSLSNRNLPTYHWEFFYFPGGEVPREFYFHTAKASIVIPPIPKYGLCGFFICIILSEEAGLVFSGEIICTIYQHTKEIDQRTRCCTKGLISDHVLLDYIICYDSDWVKVGSESGGHDFNFSFKFSSEELQGLRKEWIKGCGVIPVYDLKHSFVLEDGRISGVEIVEIQSNAQLLSDDIKVFDDCQQNSKFDINESQHQEIGAENEDDQHKLIIPQTENLEELNDKSSCSCSIGINLSPLPTYIFHIYIFFLS
- the LOC131628914 gene encoding disease resistance protein RUN1-like isoform X2 → MAVQQYVGSSSSSSSMVTSLKKFNVFISFRGEDTRKTFTSHLYEALNKKVLTFIDIELEKGDEISSTLNKAIERSDASIVIFSKDYASSKWCLDELVKILECKRDRRQIVVPVFYDLEPSHVRNQTGIYKQAFEKHELDLRHNKDKLQKWKDALTEAANLSGWNSQNYGMDSNFVNAVVEDVLNKLYRRYPFEVNKELVGIDTKYEKMESLLKIGSNEVRSLVLWGMGGMGKTTLAKHLYGRLHSQFERTCFIENIREESTKHGLTYVRNKLFSTLLELPLNTPYVETPIFKNKLAHERSLIVLDDVATLEQAENINIVNKYLGEGSRVVITTKDMQICSQFDKCDIYKFEEMNADESVQLFCKNAFGEKCPKDGYDNLSKKAILYCRGNPLALKVLGANFRTKKSKKEWESELEKLKKIPNRKIYDVLKLSYDDLDRTQQDIFLDIACISRPPVYYNSLTQKDYLTAVCNACKFYAESGLEVLLDKALIYFDSKHFITMHALLKEMGKEIVMTESVKDPGRRSRLWDQKDVYDVLKYKKGTEVVEVIEFNIDQLEDLYLSSDSFKSMTNLRHLHIESIDRENRLHLLEGLEWLSDKLRHLCWILFPLESLPSTFCAEWLVQLKMQHSKLKKLWNGIQRLDNLMILDLNYSEDLIEIPDLSRAPNLQIVSLSRCESLCQLHASIFSIPKLIELHLDGCKKIGSLKNNIHLKSLQLLDLSFSSYLTECSVTSEEIELSLWGAVVHGYSSLMWCNKKLTGLHLTECTQINTSSLWFILDGTPSLKKLYLRNCCNLEILPHNIQNNSMLEILILNECSKLKSIPKLPASLQTLELNECRKLKSLPKLPVSLQNLKARNCIHLDTNPVQRSILENMSLSNRNLPTYHWEFFYFPGGEVPREFYFHTAKASIVIPPIPKYGLCGFFICIILSEEAGLVFSGEIICTIYQHTKEIDQRTRCCTKGLISDHVLLDYIICYDSDWVKVGSESGGHDFNFSFKFSSEELQGLRKEWIKGCGVIPVYDLKHSFVLEDGRISGVEIVEIQSNAQLLSDDIKVFDDCQQNSKFDINESQHQEIGAENEDDQHKLIIPQTENLEELNDKSSCSCSIGLLLKHILEESKRLFLK